One Pseudomonas rhizophila DNA window includes the following coding sequences:
- a CDS encoding OprD family porin, with amino-acid sequence MTNSPRGVLATTSDLPLCARGFVLLGLCAVATPALSEGFIDDSRGTLTLRNFYLDRDYKDEGAKTAAREWAQGFIMNAESGFTPGAVGFGLDARALIGVKLDSSPDRSGTELLPVSSSDKRAADEYSRLAMTAKMRFAQTTVKTGDVSIFLPFAFASPSRLLPQTFRGTTLSSKDIDGLTLNTGYIDRINRRDSTNYQPMSIASPNGRFNGAATSSHMAYVGGDYQVNKDLSLRAYHAEVADLYQQNTLALLHNMQVGEGTLTTDLRSFFSDEDGTAKAGKVDNRNLSALFGYRLGGHHLSLGYMHASGDTATPYVSGTELMGMSELTMSSDFLNAKERTWQAIYDYDFAAAGVPGLKSRLRYVRGDNIALAALNADDRKEREFQMELGYLIQSGPLKNVGLMARKSIYRNDFPSGAAFRDENQTRFLVLYTVPIW; translated from the coding sequence ATGACGAATTCACCCCGGGGCGTCCTTGCGACGACCTCAGACTTACCTCTTTGCGCACGCGGTTTCGTCCTGTTGGGCTTATGTGCGGTCGCCACTCCAGCGCTGTCGGAAGGTTTCATCGACGATAGCCGCGGCACATTGACCTTACGCAATTTCTACCTGGACCGGGATTACAAGGACGAGGGGGCGAAAACCGCGGCCCGGGAGTGGGCTCAGGGTTTCATCATGAATGCGGAGTCGGGTTTTACCCCGGGCGCTGTCGGCTTCGGCCTGGACGCCCGTGCATTGATCGGGGTCAAGCTGGACTCGTCACCGGACCGCAGCGGCACCGAATTACTGCCGGTATCCAGCAGCGACAAGCGCGCGGCGGATGAATATTCGCGCCTGGCCATGACTGCCAAAATGCGCTTTGCCCAAACCACGGTGAAGACCGGCGATGTGTCGATTTTCCTGCCGTTCGCCTTTGCCAGCCCGTCGCGGTTGCTGCCGCAGACTTTTCGCGGCACCACGCTCAGTTCCAAGGACATCGACGGACTGACGCTCAATACCGGCTATATCGATCGCATCAACAGGCGTGACTCCACTAACTACCAGCCGATGAGCATCGCTTCGCCGAACGGGCGTTTCAACGGTGCGGCCACCTCATCGCACATGGCTTATGTCGGTGGCGATTATCAGGTAAACAAAGACCTCAGCCTGCGCGCCTACCACGCCGAAGTGGCCGACCTGTACCAGCAGAACACCCTGGCCTTGCTGCATAACATGCAGGTAGGCGAGGGCACGCTGACCACTGATCTGCGCAGTTTCTTCAGCGACGAAGATGGCACTGCCAAGGCTGGCAAGGTGGACAACCGCAACCTGTCGGCGCTGTTCGGCTATCGCCTTGGCGGGCATCACCTGAGCCTGGGTTACATGCACGCCAGCGGCGACACAGCGACGCCTTATGTGTCAGGCACTGAGTTGATGGGCATGAGTGAATTGACCATGAGCTCGGACTTTCTCAATGCCAAGGAACGGACCTGGCAGGCAATCTACGACTATGACTTCGCCGCCGCCGGGGTGCCCGGCCTGAAGAGCCGGCTGCGTTACGTGCGCGGTGATAATATCGCGCTGGCGGCGCTCAATGCCGACGACCGCAAGGAGCGGGAGTTCCAGATGGAGCTGGGGTATTTGATCCAGAGCGGTCCGCTGAAGAATGTCGGGTTGATGGCGCGCAAGTCGATCTATCGCAACGACTTCCCGAGCGGCGCGGCATTTCGTGATGAAAACCAGACCCGCTTCCTGGTGCTCTACACGGTGCCGATCTGGTAA
- the mhpT gene encoding 3-(3-hydroxy-phenyl)propionate transporter MhpT has product MDTPSRRTTLTIALCFIVALIEGFDLQAAGTAAAGLRQTFALDPKMMGWVFSAGIIGLLPGAFFGGWIADRIGRKKILIAAVLLFGVFSLSTAYVSSFSGLLLVRFMTGLGLGAALPNLIALCAEAVGEQRRGTAISIMYAGVPLGGALAAVVAMLFPEHWQTTFIIGGLAPLLVVPLMMVLLPESNAFRQQQNSVNPTRTSTGQALFGEGRASVTLALWLSYFFTLTVMYMLLNWLPSLLLEQGFSKPQAGLVQMLFNIGGALGSLLGGVLLDRCNGIKVVLFVYTGLLAALGGVGLSVGIIPMAIAGFAAGLFVMAAQLVLYALAPPSYPTSVRATGVGAAVAIGRLGSVAGPLAAGQILAAGAGTTGVLLATSPGLVIAALTIISVIARSTSLNVSMSKVKA; this is encoded by the coding sequence ATGGACACTCCATCACGTCGCACGACGCTGACTATTGCCCTGTGTTTTATCGTCGCTCTGATTGAAGGTTTTGACCTGCAAGCTGCCGGCACTGCCGCCGCAGGGTTGCGTCAGACCTTTGCCCTGGACCCGAAAATGATGGGTTGGGTGTTCAGTGCCGGCATCATCGGTTTGCTGCCGGGCGCCTTCTTCGGTGGCTGGATTGCCGATCGCATCGGTCGCAAGAAAATCCTCATCGCAGCGGTGCTGCTGTTTGGCGTGTTCTCGCTCAGCACCGCCTACGTCAGCTCTTTCTCCGGCCTGCTGCTGGTGCGTTTCATGACTGGCCTGGGCCTGGGCGCCGCCCTGCCCAACCTGATCGCCCTGTGTGCCGAAGCCGTGGGAGAGCAACGTCGCGGTACGGCCATCAGCATCATGTATGCCGGCGTGCCATTGGGTGGGGCACTGGCGGCGGTGGTCGCCATGCTGTTTCCCGAACATTGGCAGACGACCTTCATCATCGGCGGCCTCGCCCCATTGCTGGTGGTGCCACTGATGATGGTGCTGCTGCCTGAATCCAACGCCTTTCGCCAACAACAAAACAGCGTCAACCCGACGCGCACTTCAACCGGCCAGGCCTTGTTCGGCGAAGGCCGCGCCAGCGTTACCCTGGCGTTATGGTTGAGCTACTTCTTCACCCTGACCGTGATGTACATGTTGCTCAACTGGCTGCCCTCGTTGCTGCTGGAACAAGGTTTCAGCAAACCCCAGGCAGGCCTGGTACAGATGCTCTTCAATATCGGCGGCGCCCTCGGCTCCCTGCTCGGCGGAGTGTTGCTGGATCGCTGCAACGGCATCAAGGTGGTGCTGTTTGTGTACACCGGCTTGCTGGCAGCGCTGGGCGGGGTTGGCCTGTCCGTGGGCATCATCCCCATGGCCATCGCCGGTTTTGCCGCGGGGTTGTTTGTGATGGCTGCGCAACTGGTGCTTTACGCCCTGGCCCCGCCCTCCTATCCAACGTCGGTGCGCGCCACCGGCGTCGGCGCAGCGGTAGCGATCGGTCGTTTGGGCTCGGTGGCCGGGCCATTGGCGGCCGGGCAGATTCTGGCGGCCGGAGCCGGCACCACCGGTGTCCTGCTGGCCACCTCGCCCGGTTTGGTGATTGCAGCCTTGACGATCATCAGCGTCATTGCCCGCTCGACTTCGTTGAACGTGTCGATGAGTAAGGTCAAGGCCTGA
- a CDS encoding threonine dehydratase codes for MHRLTRDDIEQAARHVYQVMPATAQYAWPLLAQRLGCTVWVKHENHTPTGAFKIRGGITFMHWLKREHPGAKGIVTATRGNHGQSLALAASALGLKALIVVPQGNSVEKNNAMRGFGGEVIECGRDFDEAREEAARLAQAHDLFLVPPFHTELVKGVATYALELFTAAPHLDTVYVPIGCGSGICGVIAARDALGLKTQVVGVVSREAAAAKLSFEAGEIQETASANTFADGLAVRKPIPAAFALYAAGAARIVAVSEQEIAEAMRVYYTDTHNLAEGAGAAALAALIQEREARAGETVGVILSGGNVDRSVYAGVIG; via the coding sequence ATGCACCGACTGACTCGTGACGATATTGAACAGGCGGCTCGCCATGTGTACCAGGTGATGCCCGCCACCGCCCAGTATGCCTGGCCCTTGCTGGCTCAGCGGCTGGGCTGCACGGTGTGGGTCAAGCACGAGAACCACACTCCCACCGGCGCTTTCAAGATACGCGGCGGCATCACCTTCATGCATTGGCTCAAACGTGAACATCCCGGTGCGAAGGGCATCGTCACCGCCACCCGCGGCAATCATGGCCAGAGCCTGGCGCTGGCGGCGAGCGCGCTGGGTTTGAAGGCGTTGATTGTCGTGCCGCAGGGCAACTCGGTGGAAAAGAACAATGCCATGCGCGGCTTTGGCGGCGAAGTCATTGAGTGTGGGCGGGATTTTGATGAGGCCCGTGAAGAGGCCGCCCGTTTGGCGCAAGCGCATGACCTGTTCCTGGTGCCACCGTTTCACACGGAACTGGTCAAAGGCGTGGCCACTTACGCCCTGGAACTGTTCACTGCCGCGCCGCATCTCGATACCGTCTACGTGCCGATTGGCTGCGGATCGGGCATTTGTGGCGTGATCGCCGCCCGCGACGCACTGGGTCTGAAGACCCAGGTGGTGGGCGTGGTGTCCCGTGAAGCCGCGGCGGCAAAGTTATCTTTTGAGGCGGGCGAAATACAGGAAACCGCTTCGGCAAATACCTTCGCCGATGGCCTGGCCGTGCGCAAACCGATCCCCGCAGCTTTTGCCCTCTACGCAGCCGGGGCCGCACGGATCGTAGCGGTCAGCGAACAGGAAATTGCCGAGGCCATGCGCGTCTATTACACCGACACCCATAACCTCGCCGAAGGAGCCGGGGCCGCCGCCTTGGCCGCGCTTATTCAGGAACGTGAAGCTCGGGCGGGGGAGACAGTGGGGGTGATTCTGTCGGGTGGCAATGTCGATCGATCGGTGTATGCGGGCGTAATCGGTTAG
- a CDS encoding helix-turn-helix domain-containing protein: MALMNHQNRLQPSPLSEPVRRVETGSWAIELLPSAAYSTRYVAAQASIGFAFDSQRGLHALGSDRVHPFEAMPNGLAFVPAGCDVFSESLMGGEYLRVTRTDGIPLSGDHPFNNHIDQQAIDLALRMRGALLRACVEDDWETWALALAQRATGDSALSTPDQGAITPRRMRLLDEFIEANLEGPLGVSAMAGLLGLSEGYFMRAFKLATGKSPHSYLIDRRLAKARALMRDSTARLSEIALACGFNSQAHMATTFKQRLGVSPMQLR; encoded by the coding sequence ATGGCGCTCATGAACCATCAAAACCGCCTACAGCCATCGCCCTTGTCTGAACCGGTCCGCCGTGTCGAGACTGGGTCCTGGGCGATCGAATTGTTGCCCAGCGCCGCTTACTCGACCCGCTATGTGGCGGCCCAGGCCTCCATCGGGTTTGCCTTCGACAGCCAGCGCGGCCTGCACGCCTTGGGCAGCGACCGGGTGCATCCTTTCGAGGCCATGCCCAACGGCCTGGCATTCGTTCCCGCCGGCTGCGACGTGTTCTCCGAGTCGCTCATGGGCGGTGAATACCTGCGCGTAACGCGGACCGACGGTATCCCCCTGAGCGGGGATCACCCATTCAACAATCACATCGATCAACAGGCCATTGACCTCGCGCTGCGAATGCGCGGCGCGCTGTTACGTGCCTGCGTGGAAGATGACTGGGAAACCTGGGCCTTGGCGCTGGCGCAACGGGCAACCGGTGATAGCGCGTTGTCGACACCGGACCAAGGCGCTATCACTCCCCGGCGCATGCGCCTGCTTGATGAGTTTATCGAAGCAAATCTTGAAGGGCCGCTGGGCGTGTCAGCGATGGCAGGTTTGCTGGGGTTGTCCGAAGGATATTTCATGCGGGCCTTCAAGCTCGCCACGGGCAAAAGCCCGCACAGCTACCTGATCGACCGGCGTCTGGCCAAGGCCCGGGCACTGATGCGTGATTCCACCGCCAGGCTGTCGGAAATCGCCCTCGCCTGCGGGTTCAATTCCCAGGCGCACATGGCAACCACGTTCAAGCAACGGCTCGGGGTGAGCCCGATGCAGTTGCGCTAG
- a CDS encoding universal stress protein — MGRYQQLLLITHLALRHSPVIDHAAALAKASAARLHIAALIPALNLLSLLEEGDREKTRERYLQDHRDWLGEQAKKLHARGVDVTTELAWADDMEKDILDHFSELQPDLLIKEIQHESVLKRAFFTPLDWHLLRYSPVPVYLVGGVRPALPCKVVAAVEASLAEPGQNELNDRVIRQACSLAEQCDAELHLLYAYDISQDYQASDTGLTLSELTRWQRKALEQSFLKLASRYNVPPGRRHFVLGHPVAALSEFANTHHMDVIVMGRVQDPGGEKLLGSTTEHILYQVPCSVLAV; from the coding sequence ATGGGCCGGTATCAACAGCTGTTACTCATCACCCACCTGGCCCTGCGCCATTCTCCGGTGATCGACCATGCCGCAGCGCTTGCCAAGGCCAGCGCTGCACGCTTGCATATAGCGGCGTTGATTCCTGCCTTGAACCTGTTGTCGCTGCTTGAAGAGGGTGACCGTGAAAAGACACGCGAGCGTTACCTGCAGGACCACCGCGACTGGTTGGGGGAACAGGCGAAAAAGCTACATGCCAGAGGGGTCGATGTGACCACCGAGCTGGCGTGGGCTGATGACATGGAAAAGGACATCCTGGACCACTTCAGCGAATTGCAGCCTGACCTGTTGATCAAGGAAATCCAACATGAGTCGGTGCTCAAGCGTGCTTTTTTCACCCCGTTGGACTGGCACCTGCTGCGTTACTCACCGGTACCGGTGTATCTGGTGGGCGGGGTTCGACCTGCCTTGCCGTGCAAGGTCGTGGCGGCGGTAGAGGCGTCGCTGGCCGAGCCTGGACAAAATGAACTCAATGATCGCGTTATTCGCCAGGCCTGCAGTCTCGCCGAACAGTGTGATGCTGAACTGCACTTGCTGTATGCCTACGACATATCCCAAGACTACCAGGCGTCAGACACAGGCTTAACGCTGTCGGAGCTGACCCGATGGCAGCGCAAAGCGTTGGAACAATCGTTTCTGAAACTGGCCAGTCGATACAACGTTCCGCCTGGCCGCAGGCATTTCGTTCTGGGACACCCGGTTGCGGCGCTGAGTGAGTTTGCCAACACACATCACATGGACGTCATCGTGATGGGCAGAGTCCAGGATCCAGGCGGAGAGAAACTGCTTGGCAGCACCACCGAGCATATCTTGTATCAGGTGCCTTGCAGTGTTTTGGCGGTCTAG
- a CDS encoding universal stress protein, translating to MKFNRTKKPLYAAPVHPSRNAQGRHFYHRMPRCEMTHPLRLLFLAPPQAAHSPGLEYAGDLARALGVPLHVAMFTEPHGVEPPGHAVTERPDIVRDNLMSSRRKWLESESAHLQEKGVDVHPELVCASSSAVECVAYAQRVEADLIIKDIQERPGLAQRGLSALDWELLSVSPIAVLYVLPGPIQTPSKFLVAVDMESQAKGNRDNHSLIEAARHLANACGASLHVISVYDCAAASHGDLSLYEAQVQAFDALASQHGIASQHRHFIPGAPANAIHAYLQRSAYNLLVIGAADHHTQASDIGLTAEGILEDPMCSVLMIKLPADAAPQQAKRYG from the coding sequence ATGAAGTTCAACAGGACTAAAAAGCCGCTCTATGCGGCACCTGTCCACCCAAGCAGGAATGCGCAGGGACGCCATTTTTATCATCGGATGCCGAGGTGTGAAATGACTCATCCATTGCGTTTACTGTTTCTTGCCCCCCCTCAGGCAGCTCACTCTCCCGGATTGGAGTATGCCGGCGATCTGGCACGCGCCCTGGGCGTGCCACTGCACGTGGCGATGTTCACTGAGCCCCACGGTGTAGAGCCGCCCGGCCATGCAGTCACCGAGAGGCCCGACATCGTGCGCGATAACTTAATGTCGTCGCGTCGCAAATGGCTGGAAAGTGAAAGTGCGCACCTGCAGGAAAAAGGCGTGGATGTCCATCCAGAGCTGGTATGCGCCAGTTCCTCGGCAGTCGAATGCGTTGCCTATGCGCAGCGTGTTGAAGCGGACTTGATCATCAAGGACATCCAGGAACGCCCAGGCCTGGCGCAGCGCGGTTTGTCAGCACTGGACTGGGAACTCTTGAGCGTCAGCCCGATTGCCGTGCTTTATGTGTTGCCGGGCCCGATTCAGACACCCAGCAAGTTTCTGGTAGCGGTTGACATGGAGTCACAGGCGAAAGGAAACCGCGACAATCATTCGCTCATCGAGGCGGCCAGGCACCTGGCAAACGCCTGCGGTGCCTCATTGCACGTGATCAGCGTTTACGACTGTGCCGCTGCCAGCCACGGTGACCTGTCCCTCTATGAGGCCCAGGTACAGGCGTTCGATGCCTTGGCCAGCCAGCATGGTATTGCCAGCCAGCATCGGCACTTCATTCCCGGCGCTCCGGCGAATGCAATTCATGCTTATCTGCAGCGCAGTGCTTACAACCTGTTGGTCATCGGTGCGGCCGATCATCATACGCAGGCCTCTGATATCGGCTTGACCGCTGAAGGGATACTCGAAGACCCCATGTGCAGCGTCCTGATGATCAAGTTGCCAGCCGACGCAGCGCCGCAGCAGGCCAAACGATACGGTTAG
- a CDS encoding OprD family porin has product MTSVYNRGALLTLLALLPLANANAQGFIDDSKLKLQLRNVYINENFRDEHGMSARAANTAKSERTEWGQGFLLDYQSGFTTGSLGLGIDALGLLGIKLDSGRGRSGTGLLPVHDDGRAADEFASFGMTAKARFAKTTVKYGTLLPKTPVLIYNDSRLLPQIYQGGQFTSTDIDNLSLTGGYLDRFKLRDSSDSMPIVPDGYRGDKSGDFSYLGADYKLGKTIRLSYFHGELENFYRQNFAGVQHDLPLGPGVLTSDLRYFRSVDSGSAYGGKIDNHMLSGQLTYAVAGHTVGGGYQTLKGDAGLPYISGASVYSFSNAGIGKFVEEDEKTWMLNYGYNFAALGVPGLTFSTRYLSGDDGESNTTIKEWERDAELAYVVQQGSFKGLGVKLRNYVYRSEFSRGRDSNRIYLTYDIALW; this is encoded by the coding sequence ATGACCTCTGTTTATAACCGTGGAGCTTTATTGACTCTCCTGGCTTTGTTGCCGCTGGCCAATGCCAATGCGCAAGGCTTTATCGACGACAGCAAACTCAAGCTGCAATTGCGCAATGTTTACATCAATGAAAATTTCCGCGATGAACATGGCATGAGTGCGCGAGCGGCAAATACCGCCAAGAGCGAGCGCACCGAATGGGGCCAAGGCTTTTTGCTTGATTATCAGTCGGGATTCACGACCGGCAGCCTCGGTTTGGGGATTGATGCGTTGGGCCTGCTGGGCATCAAGCTCGACTCGGGCCGCGGTCGTAGCGGCACCGGTCTGCTGCCTGTGCATGATGACGGTCGTGCCGCCGATGAATTTGCGAGCTTCGGGATGACCGCCAAGGCTCGATTTGCCAAGACCACCGTCAAATACGGTACGTTGCTTCCTAAAACGCCGGTGCTCATTTACAACGATTCCCGACTGTTGCCTCAGATCTACCAGGGCGGCCAGTTCACTAGCACCGACATTGATAACCTTAGCCTGACGGGCGGCTATCTTGATCGTTTCAAGTTGCGAGATTCGAGCGACAGTATGCCCATCGTGCCAGACGGCTACAGGGGCGATAAGTCAGGGGACTTCAGTTACCTCGGTGCCGATTACAAGTTGGGCAAGACGATTCGCCTCAGCTACTTTCATGGCGAACTGGAGAACTTCTATAGGCAGAACTTTGCGGGTGTCCAACATGATCTGCCGCTCGGCCCAGGCGTGCTGACCAGTGATCTGCGCTACTTCCGCAGCGTTGATAGCGGTTCTGCCTATGGCGGTAAAATCGACAACCATATGCTCAGCGGCCAGCTGACTTACGCTGTCGCAGGCCATACCGTAGGCGGCGGCTATCAAACACTGAAGGGCGACGCCGGGCTGCCCTACATCAGCGGCGCGTCCGTTTATTCTTTCAGCAACGCCGGCATAGGCAAGTTCGTAGAGGAAGACGAGAAGACATGGATGCTCAACTACGGCTACAACTTCGCGGCCCTGGGCGTCCCCGGCCTGACGTTCTCCACGCGTTACCTTAGCGGCGACGATGGAGAGTCCAACACCACCATCAAAGAGTGGGAGCGCGATGCTGAACTGGCTTATGTGGTGCAGCAAGGCTCCTTCAAAGGGTTGGGCGTGAAGCTGCGCAATTACGTCTACCGCTCTGAATTCTCGAGGGGACGGGACAGTAACCGGATCTACCTTACCTACGATATCGCCCTTTGGTGA
- a CDS encoding CitMHS family transporter: MLALLGLAMVVVFTFLIMTKRLSPIVALTVVPIVFAVIGGFGGTTGKMMLDGLKMVAPSAALLLFAILFFGLMIDAGLFDPLIRKILKRVNGDPMKIAVGTALLSLLVALDGDGTTTYMITCAAMLPLYKRIGMNPMILATISMLSLSIMSGMTPWGGPATRAIAALGLDAGEYFVPLLPTMIGGAVWVVFTAFLLGRAERKRIGNTHLQSGGGNCYIKAIIEDTPHKRPKLAYVNLLLVTAVMVALVMGLMHSAILFLIGFVLALMINYPQLDIQKERILAHSGNAMTVVLLVFAAGIFAGIFSGTKMVDALAQTLVDWIPPSWGHLFPLVVAITSMPLTFVLSNDAYYFGVVPILANAAAAYGIDPVEIARASILGQPVHLMSPLVASTLLLVGMVDRDLGDFQKATVKWAVLTSLVVTALALLTGAISLFS, translated from the coding sequence ATGCTCGCTTTACTTGGCTTGGCCATGGTGGTGGTCTTCACCTTCCTGATAATGACCAAACGTTTGTCACCGATCGTCGCCCTGACGGTGGTGCCAATAGTCTTCGCGGTGATCGGCGGGTTTGGCGGTACCACCGGCAAGATGATGCTGGACGGCTTGAAGATGGTCGCGCCGTCGGCGGCGCTGCTGTTGTTCGCAATTCTGTTTTTCGGCCTGATGATCGATGCCGGTCTGTTCGACCCGCTGATCCGCAAGATCCTCAAGCGAGTTAACGGTGATCCGATGAAAATCGCCGTGGGCACGGCGCTGCTGTCGCTGTTGGTGGCGCTGGACGGTGACGGCACGACCACGTACATGATCACCTGTGCAGCGATGTTGCCGCTGTACAAGCGCATCGGCATGAACCCGATGATCCTGGCGACCATTTCCATGCTCTCGTTGAGCATCATGAGCGGCATGACGCCCTGGGGCGGCCCGGCGACCCGTGCGATCGCAGCGCTGGGCCTGGATGCCGGCGAGTATTTCGTACCCTTGCTGCCGACCATGATCGGCGGTGCAGTGTGGGTGGTGTTCACGGCGTTCCTGCTGGGGCGTGCCGAACGCAAGCGCATCGGCAACACCCATCTGCAAAGCGGTGGGGGTAATTGCTACATCAAGGCGATTATTGAAGACACGCCGCACAAGCGCCCGAAACTGGCCTACGTCAACCTGCTGCTGGTGACGGCGGTGATGGTTGCGCTGGTCATGGGCCTCATGCACTCGGCGATCCTGTTCCTGATCGGTTTTGTCCTGGCGTTGATGATCAACTATCCGCAACTGGATATTCAGAAAGAACGAATTCTCGCTCATTCGGGCAACGCCATGACCGTGGTTCTGCTGGTGTTTGCCGCGGGTATCTTCGCCGGGATCTTCTCTGGGACGAAAATGGTCGATGCGCTGGCGCAAACCCTGGTCGACTGGATCCCGCCATCCTGGGGCCATTTGTTCCCGCTGGTGGTTGCCATTACCAGCATGCCGCTGACCTTCGTGCTGTCCAACGATGCCTACTACTTCGGTGTCGTGCCGATCCTGGCCAACGCCGCAGCGGCCTATGGCATTGATCCGGTCGAGATTGCACGGGCCTCCATTCTCGGCCAGCCGGTGCACCTGATGAGTCCGTTGGTGGCCTCGACCCTGCTGCTGGTCGGCATGGTCGACCGTGATCTGGGCGACTTCCAGAAAGCCACCGTCAAATGGGCGGTGCTCACTTCCCTGGTCGTGACTGCGTTGGCCTTGCTGACTGGGGCAATCAGTCTGTTCTCCTGA
- a CDS encoding dicarboxylate/amino acid:cation symporter yields MGDAMKVVKSLYFQIICAVLLGVLVGHFWSQQAIALKPLGDAFIKLIKMMIAPVVFCTIVTGIAGMSDKRSLGRLLSKTMLLFLALTVISLIIGLVSVYLFKPGAGMNIDPTQLSTQGLSQYTDSAAKLSVVDFFMHIIPDTFIGAFNKGEVLPVLFIAVLCGFALSSLGERGKPVLDVLESASHMVFKIFSYLMRFAPIGAFGALAFTVGQYGITSLGSLAKLIMTLYVACAFFVFVVLGSICRAHGFSLWKLLRYLREEFLVVLGTSSTEPVMPRMLEKLQALGCKKGVVGLVLPTGYSFNLDGTAIYLSLAAIFIAQACNIDLTLTQVITMLAIMLLSSKGAAGVTGSGFVALASTLTVIHDIPLAGLALLIGIDRFMSEARALTSLASNAVATVVISISENACDRDVLLQTLDGKPSPRHIQATEHAWDDTKVANHI; encoded by the coding sequence ATGGGTGATGCCATGAAAGTTGTTAAATCGCTCTACTTCCAGATCATCTGCGCCGTGCTGCTGGGCGTGCTGGTCGGGCACTTCTGGTCGCAACAGGCGATTGCCTTGAAGCCGCTGGGTGATGCTTTCATCAAGTTGATCAAGATGATGATCGCGCCGGTGGTGTTCTGCACGATTGTCACCGGCATCGCCGGCATGAGTGACAAGCGCTCGCTGGGGCGCTTGTTGAGCAAGACCATGCTGCTGTTCCTGGCGCTGACGGTGATCAGCCTGATCATTGGCCTTGTGTCGGTCTACCTGTTCAAGCCCGGTGCAGGCATGAACATAGACCCGACCCAGTTGAGCACCCAGGGCCTGTCGCAATACACCGACTCCGCTGCGAAGCTGAGTGTGGTGGACTTCTTCATGCACATCATTCCCGACACCTTTATTGGCGCTTTCAATAAAGGCGAGGTGCTGCCGGTGCTGTTTATCGCAGTGCTCTGCGGCTTTGCCCTGTCGTCCTTGGGCGAGCGCGGCAAGCCAGTGCTGGATGTGCTGGAATCAGCTTCGCACATGGTGTTCAAGATATTCTCCTACCTGATGCGTTTTGCTCCGATCGGCGCTTTCGGAGCCTTGGCCTTCACTGTCGGGCAGTACGGCATCACGTCGCTGGGCTCGCTGGCCAAGCTGATCATGACCCTGTACGTCGCTTGCGCCTTCTTCGTCTTCGTTGTGTTGGGCAGCATTTGCCGTGCACACGGCTTCAGTTTGTGGAAGCTGTTGCGTTATCTGCGCGAGGAATTCCTGGTGGTGCTGGGCACTTCTTCGACTGAACCGGTGATGCCGCGGATGTTGGAAAAGCTCCAGGCCCTGGGTTGCAAGAAGGGAGTCGTGGGGCTGGTGCTGCCAACCGGTTACTCGTTCAACCTCGATGGCACGGCGATCTACCTGTCGCTGGCGGCCATTTTCATTGCACAGGCCTGCAACATCGACCTGACGCTGACCCAGGTCATCACCATGCTGGCGATCATGTTGCTGTCTTCCAAGGGCGCCGCAGGTGTTACCGGCAGCGGCTTTGTCGCGTTGGCCTCGACCCTGACCGTCATCCACGATATTCCTCTGGCCGGTTTGGCCCTGTTGATCGGGATCGACCGGTTCATGTCCGAGGCGCGGGCGCTGACCAGCCTGGCGAGCAACGCAGTGGCGACCGTGGTGATCTCCATCTCGGAGAATGCCTGCGACCGCGATGTGCTGTTGCAGACCCTGGATGGCAAACCCTCCCCGAGGCACATCCAGGCAACGGAGCACGCCTGGGACGACACAAAGGTCGCGAATCACATCTAA